The genomic DNA GACGCGGAAAGCTTGAAGCGCACGTTGCAAACGGCTGAAATCGCGCTGAGCAAACCAGCGATCATCGAGCAACTCATTGTGCCACTGATGCACAAAATTGGCGATTTGTGGCGTGACGGCACCCTGCGGGTGATTCACGAGCACATGGCGAGTGCGGTGGTGCGCTCGTTTTTGGGGAATATACAACAAGCTTTTGAAATTCCGACGACGGCACCGGGTATTGTGGTGACGACGCCGATCGGGCAATTGCACGAGTTGGGAGCGTTAATGGCTGCCGCGACCGCCTCCTCCGAAGGCTGGCGCGTCACTTATCTCGGTCCAAACCTGCCAGCCGAGGAGATTGCCGCGGCCGTCCAGCAAAACAACGCCAGGGCCGTCGCCCTGAGCATCGTTTATCCTGGCGACGACCTGCGCATGGCGGAGGAGATGCGCAAGCTGCGGCGAGGGGTCTCGAATAAAGTGGCGATTTTGGTCGGTGGACGCGTGGCAGCTTCGTATGAGGAAATTCTCCAATCCATTCAGGCGATGCTTCTCAAGGACATGGTGAGTCTTGGCGCCGTTTTGGAATCACTACGTCTGCGCTAAGCCGGCGCGACCGCGCTTCGTGCCTGATTCAGCAATTAACTTCATGCTCGCAGAAATCGGCATTGCTCTTGCGAGCGTTAATTTTCACAGGAGGCGTGGATATGAATATTCTCGTTACCGGTTCGACCGGATTGATCGGGACAGCGTTGATCGAGGCTCTTACAGCGCTCGATCATCGTGTCACGCGTTTGACTCGCGGCTCATTGCAGAGCCGCGAGCCGGTTGTGCAATGGAATCCAGCGACAGGTACTTTGAATGCCAACGAGATCGAAGGCTTCGACGCGGTCGTTCATCTTGCTGGTGAAAGCATTGCGGCGCGCCGGTGGTCGGCTGCTCAAAAAGCGCGCCTCCGCGACAGCCGGGTGAAAGGCACGACGTTGTTGAGCGAGACGCTCGCCAAATTGGCGAAGCCGCCGAAAGTTTTGGTTTGCGCTTCGGCGATCGGTTATTATGGAAATCGCGGCGATGAAATTTTGCGTGAAGACAGCAAGATCGGCAGCGGCTTTCTCGCGGAAGTTTGTCAGCAGTGGGAAAACGCCGCCGAGCCGGCGCGCCGGAAAGGCATTCGCGTGGTGTATTTGCGTAACGGTCTGGTGTTGAGCCCGAAAGGCGGAGCGCTGGCCAAAATGCTGCTTCCCTTCAAATTGGGTGTCGGTGGCATCATCGGCGATGGCAGGCAATATTGGAGCTGGGTTTCACTGGATGATGTCGTCGGTGCGTTTTGCCATGCTTTGATGAATGAAAGTTTGCACGACGCGGCGAATCTGGTCGCGCCCCGCGCGGTGACGAATCGCGAATTTACCAAAACTTTGGGGAAAGTTTTATCGCGCCCGACAATTTTTCCACTGCCGGCGTTTGCGGCGCGTTTGGCGCTCGGTGAAATGGCGGATGAGCTGTTGCTTTCCAGCGCGCGCATCGAACCGGCGCGGCTGCTGGCCTCGGGGTACCAATTCAGGCATCCTGAGTTGGAGGGCGCGCTGCGCGATCTGCTGGGCAAAAAATAACAATGCACATTTTTTATCAAGAGTTATCGGCGCGCCAAACCGATCCGCAAAAACGCCGCTGGCTTTTTGTGCCGTATGATCAACTCTCAGACGGCATCGGCCCGCTGGCGCGCGAAACGCCGGAAGAATTGGGCATCGTGCTCATCGAGAATAAATGGAAAGCGGCGCGGCGGCCGTATCACAAACAAAAACTCGCCCTCATTCTCGCCAACTTGCGACATTTCGCCTTGGAGCAAGCGGCGCGCGGCGTCGCCATCAAGCACGTCGTGACCAACGGCTTGTATCGCGAAGCCCTCATGCCATTGATCAAAGAACTCGGTCCGCTGCGAGTGATGGTGCCCGCCGAGCGCGAACTGCGTGTTGATTTGCAGCCGTTGGTTGATTCCGGCGCTTTGCAATTGCTGCCGCATGAAGGTTGGCTCACCACAGCGGAGCAGTTCTACGCCAGCGCGAGAAAAGGTCCGCCGTGGCGGATGGATGCCTTCTATCGCCGCGTTCGCCGCGATACGGGTATTCTCATGGAAAAAGAAAAACCCGTCGGCGGCAAATTCAGTTTCGATACGGAAAACCGTCTTGCGTGGAAAGGCGATCCGCCGACGCCTCAACCGCTTGCCTTTCCAGTTGATTCCATCAAATCAGAAGTCGCCGCGCTCATCGAAAAGGATTTTGCGGCGCATCCGGGGAAATTAGATTTGGAGCATCTTCCCGCCACGCAAGCTGACGCCGAAGCGCTGTGGAAATGGGCCAGGGAAAATTGCCTGCATTTTTTCGGCCCGTATGAAGACGCCATGTCCTCGCGCTCATGGAGTTTGTTTCACACCCGCCTTTCTGCGTTACTCAATTTGCATCGTCTGCTGCCGAAGCGTGTCATTGACGAAGTTGAAAAAATGAATTTGCCGCTGCCGAGCAAAGAGGGTTTTATCCGCCAGATCTTGGGCTGGCGCGAGTACGTGCATCACGTACATGAGACAACCGATGGATTTCGCCAGCTTCCGGCGGGATCGGCGCGGGCTGAAATGCCGAGCGATGCCGGTTATCAGCGTTGGTCGGGAAAAGCGTGGCCGACATCATCGCCGCGAGATCACCCCGACGGCGGCGCGATGCCCGCCGCCCTGGGAAGCCAAACGCCGCTGCCGCCGGCTTATTGGGGAAAAAAATCCGGACTGGCCTGCCTCGATCACGTCGTGGCCGGAGTTTGGGAAGAAGGCTACAGCCATCACATCACGCGCTTGATGGTGCTGGCGAATATCGCGATGCTGCTTGATGTTTCGCCCCGCGAGCTGACAGACTGGTTTTGGGTGGCGTACACCGATGCTTATGACTGGGTCGTCGAGCCGAATGTGCTCGGCATGGGCACGTTTGCCATCGGCGATTTGATTACCACCAAGCCATATATTTGCGGCGCGGCGTACCTCCATCGCATGAGCGATTATTGTGCCGCCTGCGCATTTGATCCGAAAAAGAATTGCCCGATCACACGGCTTTACTGGGCATTTCTGGCGCGCCACGAAAAAATTTTAAAGAACAACCAACGCCTAAAATTAGTAATGGCAGCGATGCGCCGGCGCGGTGAATCGCAGCGAAAACATGATGAAAAAAATTTTCAAGTCGTGCGGGAAAAGCTGATCAAAGGCGAGATGGTCACGCCGGAAAATTTGCCGCAGGGAAATTTACATTCTTGAAATGCCTGCAATGAAAACGGAAACGCCACAAAAAAATTCACTCATTCTGCTGACCGGCGCGAGCGGTTATGTCGGCGGCAGGTTGTTGCGAGCGCTGGAAACGGCAGGCTATCGCGTGCGCTGTCTCGCGCGGCGGCCGGAATTTCTCAAGCCGCGCGTCGACGCAAAAACCGAAATCGTCAAAGGCGATGTGCTCGATCCGGCCTCGTTACAAATGGCGATGGCCGGTGTTGATGCGGCTTATTATTTGATTCACGCGATGGGTTCGACGGGCACGTTTGAAGAGGAAGATCGCCGCGCTGCCGGGAATTTTGGCGCGGCAGCGCGAACTGCGGGCGTGCGGCGCATAATTTATCTCGGCGGGCTGGGTTGCGGCGATGAGTTGTCACCGCATCTCGCCAGCCGGCAGGAAGTGGGCCGCATTCTGCGAGAATCCGGCGTGCCGGCCATCGAACTGCGCGCGTCGATCATCATCGGTTCCGGCAGTTTATCCTTCGAAATGATTCGCGCGTTGGTGCAGAAACTGCCGATCATGATCACGCCGCGATGGACGCGAGCGCTCAGCCAGCCGATGGCGATTGAAGACATCATGGCCTATCTTATCGCCGCGCTCGATGTGGAATACGACGGCGACGGTGTCTTCGAGATCGGCGGCGCCGATCAAGTTTCGTATGGGGATTTGATGAAAGAGTACGCGCGACAGCGCGGGTTAAAACGCCTGATCATTCCGGTGCCGGTATTGACGCCGAAATTATCCAGCTTGTGGCTCGGCTTGGTGACGCCGCTTTATGCCCGCGTCGGCCGCAAGCTCATCGACAGCGTGCGCCACGACACCGTCGTCACCAACCCGCGCGCTTTGAAAGCGTTCGCGATTCGCCCGCGCGGCATTCGTGAAGCCATCGCCCGCGCGCTCGTCAATGAAGATCAGGAATTTGCGGCGACACGCTGGTCGGACGCGCTTTCCTCACCCGGCGAGATCAAGAGTTGGGGCGGCGTCAAATTCGGCACGCGCCTCGTCGATTCACGCGCCATGAAAGTCCTGTGCTCACCGGAAGAGGCGATGAAACCGATTCGCCGGATCGGCGGCCAAACCGGCTGGTATTTTGGCCATTGGCTGTGGCATTTGCGCGGATTGATCGATCTGCTTTGCGGCGGCGTGGGCATGCGCCGCGGGCGCCGCGATCCGGAGTGGCCGGCGCCAGGCGACACAGTGGATTTTTGGCGCGTCGAAGCTTTCGAGCCGGCGCGCTTGCTGCGGTTATTTGCGGAAATGAAATTGCCGGGCCGCGCGTGGCTGCAATTCGAGATTGAAAAGCACGGCGACGAAACGAAAATTCGCCAAACGGCGATTTTCGATCCGGCGGGCATGTTTGGCCTGCTGTATTGGTACGCGCTTTATCCTTTGCATCAGCTCGTTTTTAGCGGCATGTTGCGGGGAATTGTCAATGCCATTGCAAAAGAAAAAGGGCGAGTGGCCAACGAAAACCAGCGCGACCGGCAACCGGCAGTTTAAAAATATTTCTTGTTTTATGCAAGATGATTTCATAATTTTATCCGAGGTTATAATCCGACCACAGGTCAGGAGTTGTGGCGGTTGGGCGGCAGCTCCAAAATTACCGCGCCGACGCCAGTTTTTTCCGGTGATTTGATCGTCGTCGTGAGTGGCCGGCGTCCCGAAGCGCCGATTTTTGTCATTCGAGCGGGCGCGACTGGCGACATCACGCTCGGCAGCGAACAAATTTCAAGCCGGCACATTGTCTGGAGCAAACAAAAGCGCGGCTCCTACATGCCGACGCCGCTCATCTACGGTGATCATCTTTACGTGCTGGCCAATCAGGGCATTTTTGATTGTTATGATTTGAAGAGTGGGGAAGAAATTTATCGCGAGCGCATTCCGCATCAAGGCGGTGGTTTCAGCGCCTCGCCAGTGGCAGCGGACGGCAAGATTTATCTCCGAAGCGAAGATGGGGAGATTTTTGTCGTGAAAAGCGGGCCGACATTCGAGCTGCTCGCGACCAATCCGATGGGCGAGCGGCTGATGGCGACGCCGGCCATTTCTGCGGGAAGGAGGTTCGTCAGAACACAGCATCATCTTTTCGCTATCGGGCAATAACCGAGTTCGATTTTTGCACTTGCAATCACATTGTCAAGCCTTTCTTCATTTTCTTCATCAACCCCAGAGAGGCGATTTATGGCCGACCACATTCGTAAACCCGGTATTCTCATCACCGGCGCCAATGGCGAGATGGGCCACGGACTTATCACCCGCCTGGCCGCTGAAGGCAATTCCAACATCATTGCACTCGATGTTCGCCCGCTTGATGAAAGCTTGGAGCGCCTGTGCAGCGCCGTGGTCATCGGCGACATCCTCGAGCAACGCTTGTTGGAACGTTTGCAAAGCGAGTACGAAATTCACTGCGTTTATCATCTCGCGGCGCTGCTTTCGACGCGCGCCGAGTTCACGCCGGAGGCGGCCCACCGCGTCAACGTCGAAGGCACGATCAATTTGCTGAAACTGGCGATTGAACAATCGCGCTGGCATGGCGAGCCGGTCAAATTCATGTTTCCCAGCTCCATCGCGGTTTACGGCCTGCCTTCGCTTGCTGAAAAACAAGCTGTCGGAAAAATCAAAGAAACCGCCTGGAATTATCCGACGACGATGTACGGTTGCAATAAACTTTATTGCGAGCATCTCGGGCGTTATTATGCCTCGCATTATCAGCAACTGGCGGCGGATAAAGTTCAAAAGGGCGGCGTCGACTTTCGTTCGATTCGCTTCCCAGGTTTGATCAGCGCCACCACGGTGCCGAGCGGCGGCACGAGCGATTATGCGCCGGAGATGCTGCACGCCGCGGCACAGAAAAAAAGTTACGCCTGTTTCGTGCGCGAAGACGTCCGCATCCCATTCATGGCGATGCCGGATGCAATCCATGCCTTGTTAAAACTTCACGCTGCCCCCCGCGAAAAATTGACTCAAACCGTTTACAACATCGGAAGCTTCAGTCCCACTGCCGGCGAAATTCGCGAGCTGACGCGACGGGCATTTCCATACGCCAATATCACTTTCCGGCCTGATGATAAACGCCAGGCTATCGTCGATTCCTGGCCCGCTGATGTTGATGATTCCGCGGCGCGGCGGGATTGGGGCTGGGCGCCGGAGTATGATCAAACACGCGCCTTCGAGGAGTATTTGATTCCGGGGATTAAGGAACGGTATCGTGTGTAAGTCAAAGCGATTGCGAACAAACGAAACCTCGCCATGAGGAGTTCATTATGTCCAAACTCGATTTCCTCAACAATGAAATTAAAGCCCTCAAAGAGCAGGGCCTGTTCATCAACATCCGCACCATCGAGAGCGCGGTGGGTGCGTGGGTTCAGGTGGACGGCCAGAGGGTGCTCAACATGTGCACCAACAATTATCTCGGCTTTGCCAATCATCCGAAACTCAAAGAGGCGGCAAAGAGGGCGATTGACGAATACGGCGTCGGGCCGGCGGCGGTGCGCTCGATTGCCGGCACGCAAACTTTGCATCGCCGACTCGAGCAAAAGCTGGCGGCATTCAAAGGCGTCGAGGATACCGTCTCCCTGCAATCCGGATTGTTGGCGAACCAAGCCGTCATTCCGACGATCACCACGGCGGACGATGTGATTTTCTCCGATGAGTTGAATCACGCCAGCATTATTGACGGCACGCGCCTGTCAAAGGCCAAAGTGGTGCGCTATCGTCACAACGACGTTGCCGATCTCGAAACGAAACTCAAGAGTGAACCCGCAGCGCGCAATCGCTTGATCATCACCGACGGCGTGTTCAGCATGGATGGCGATGTCGCGCCGATGAAGGAGATTGTCGCCGTTGCGGAAGAGCATAATGCCATGACGATGGTGGACGACGCACACGGCGAAGGCGTGCTCGGTCGCGCTGGACGCGGCATTGCCGATCATTTCGGTTTGCACGGTCGCGTCGATATCGAAGTCGGCACGCTCTCCAAAGCCTTTGGCGTGGTTGGCGGCTATGTCGCCGGCAAAAAGGCCATCGTCGATTACTTGCGCCAGCGCGCGCGGCCATTTCTTTTTTCCAGCGCGGTGACGCCGGCAGATGTCGCGGCTTGCATCGCAGCAGTCGATATTCTCGCCGAATCGGGCGAGTTGGTGGAGAAACTTTGGGCGAACACGAAATATTTCAAGGAAAAAATGAAAGCGCTCGGCTTCGATCTTGGCCAGAGCGTCACGCCGATTACGCCGGTGATGATCGGCGACACCGATAAAGCGCGCGCGCTGAGCCAAAAGCTTTTTGAGAATAACGTATTCGCCATGGCCATCGGCTATCCGACCGTGCCAAAAGGCAAAGAGCGCCTGCGCGTGATGATCTCGGCGACACACTCGACGGATGATTTGGATTTTGCGGTGAAGGCGTTTGAGAAAGTGGGGAAAGAGGTGGGAGTGATTTAATCCATCAGGCATAATTCACATGGACAGACGAACAATAAAGCGGGATAAGCGCTGACAGATGCTATTAAAAATAAACCAGAATTAAGAGTGCGGTCATGTCGCAAGAATAGACCGATCACGAGTTCATCCAAGCAGGATGATCTAGCGCCCCCTCAAGATGGATATGCGGCACCTGTAGCGCGACGACGATCAGAAAGTTTATGTTTTTGAAGCAGCACTTTCGCCGGAATTCCCAAACCCGAATGAAGCGCCCGAATCATCGATAACATTAGCGGTCGTTTGCGGGAGAGAACCTCGGAAACTTTACTGCGGCTTCCAATGAAAGGCTCCAAATCCCGTGGTGTAAGGTTTTGTTGTTCCATCCGAAACTTAATGGCCTCAATAGGATCTGGCAAAGCCTTTTTGATCGTTTTAGACTCGTAGTCTTGGACGAGCAATGTCAGAAGCTCCAACCGATCTGCTTCCGGTGTGCCCACATCCGGATCGAGATCGATTAGCTTTTCGATGGCAGCGAGGGCGGCTTTATAACCTGACTCGGATCTTATAATTTTGACCATAGTTTTGCCATCCTTAAAATTTCCACTTTGAGTATTCTGCGTGTATCCCGATTCTGTTGACAAGAACAACTTGACTTTTGTAGCTGATTTTGCCCTCTAAGCGATATTTGTTCCCTTTTAAATTGAATATTACTCGGTTGTCTGCCATTGCGCTTCTTCGACTTCATAAATCCAGGCTTTTAACTGTGAGACGACATCGGCATGCCGGTTGCCGAATTCCTCCAAAATTTTTACTCCCACTATTTTCATGAAATAGTTTGTTAGCCAATGGGCGGTCCCATGTTTATTATTGGCTCCTTCAGGTAGACAATATATAAAAATTTAAATGTATGCAAATGCTTTTTATCGGTTTTCGATTAAGAATTGCATGGCCGATCTCCCCATAACGTCAGCCTCATTCGCATCCCACTTGCATTTATTATTTTCTTGCATTTAATCATGCGTTTGCATATTTTTGTCGCATACCTAAAAAACCGCGGCTGGTAGTTTATCAAAAAATCAGATGAATGAACCTATCTTTCGACATCCCGGCAAAAATACTTTGGGGAGAAATACGGCATGACGGCTGAACCACCTTCATTGCCTCCGAGCGCCCAATCGACCGCCATTGCCCTCCCCGCTCCGGCCATACCGAGCCCTGTCTCTCTCAAGCGCTCGCTCGGCTGGAAAAGCCTGCTCTGCGTGGTCTACGTGACCGTCTGCGCCGGGCCGTTTGGGTTGGAAGAATTTGTCACGGCAGTTGGGCCGGGCATGGCGTTCATACTGCTCTTGATCATTCCGATTTTATGGGGACTGCCGCTGCTGTTCATGTCCGCCGAGTTGTCGAGCGCGTTGCCGGTTGAGGGCGGGCTCTATCGCTGGGTGAAAACCGCATTCGGTGATTTTTGGGGCTTTCAAGCCGGTTGGTGGTGGTGGATCAGCTCGTTTTTGGACTGCGCGATTTACGCCGTGCTCGTCGCCGATTATTTTACCTTCTTCAATCCGGAGATGAGCAAGCTGACGCACTGGGGTATTGCGCTGGCCGTGATCTGGTTTTTTACTTTGATGAATATTCGCGGCGTCGAGCTGGTCGGCACCAGCTCGATTCTCTTTGTGTTGTTCATGACCCTGCCGTTCATTGTCATGATCGTGGTCGGTGCGCCGAAGGTCGCGGACATTCCTTTGACGCCACTCGTACCGGAAGGCAAAAGCCTCTCTTCGGTTTTGAGCACGGGTTTTCTGATGGGCATTTGGTTTATCAGCGGCTTTGAAGGCGTCGGCACCGCGGCGGAAGAAATCAAAAATTCGGAGCGCGCCATTGCCCGCGCGCTGGTGTTGATCTTTCCGCTGGTGCTGGCGAGTTACGGCTTGCCGATTCTCGTGAGTCTCGCGGTTGATCCGAACTGGCAAAGCTGGGAATCCGGGCATTTCGCCAAAATCGCGGAAAACATCGGCGGCCCGACGCTCGGCGGCTGGGTTTCCATCGCCGGGGTGATTTCAAACATGGCGTTGTTCAGCACCTGGCTGCTCTCCTACTCACGCCTGCCGTTTGCGATGGCGCATGACGGTTATTTGCCCAAGGCGATCACGCGCATTTCGCCGAAATACGGCACGCCGGTTACCGCCATCGTGCTCAGCGGCGTGATTTACAGCATTTTCGCCTGGGGCGATTTTCAAAGCCTGGTGATCATCAACATTTGGGTGATTCTCTGCGGAATTTTTTTGGAATTTTTGGCGTTGGCTAAATTGCGTTTCAGCCGTCCCGATCTGCCGCGTTATTTTCGTGTGCCCGGGGGAAAAATCGGTTTGTGGCTCACGGTGATTTGCCCGGTTGCGATTGGCTTGTTTGCCATGTTTGCCGGTGAGTCGAAGGAAATCATCGCCGGCTCCATCGCCGTGGTTACGGGGCCGATCGCGTTTTGGCTGTGCAAGCGTTTTGTCAAGTCGCGGTAGGCCGCCAGAGTGCAAAAGTTGGAAAAAATAGGAAAGCCGATGAGTAAACATTGCTGCTACGCCGGCGTTTCTTCTCTCTATGAATCCACGTTCATCAATTTTTTGCTCACCGCAAAGCTGAAGAGGAGGCTTATGCAACGTTGCCGTATTTTTCCCTCGTTCGCGTTGAGCCTTGCTGTCTTTTGTCAAGCCTTTCCGGTTCTTTCTCAAACGAATTTTTGGCAACAATCCAACGGCCCGTATGGAGGAATCATCTCTTCCATCGTCATTGATAAGACCGGCCATCTTTTCGCGGCTGTTTATGGTACCGGGGTCTACCGC from candidate division KSB1 bacterium includes the following:
- a CDS encoding cobalamin-dependent protein (Presence of a B(12) (cobalamin)-binding domain implies dependence on cobalamin itself, in one of its several forms, or in some unusual lineages, dependence on a cobalamin-like analog.); protein product: MKSGQKYSIKLVTRRTGLSPDVIRVWERRYKAVTPERTATNRRLFSEADIERLLLLHKATKAGHAIGQIANQPMKNLRQLLHLEEAAMPSGKQLAQRMAPDTSRVVCILDTCIHHVKQLDAESLKRTLQTAEIALSKPAIIEQLIVPLMHKIGDLWRDGTLRVIHEHMASAVVRSFLGNIQQAFEIPTTAPGIVVTTPIGQLHELGALMAAATASSEGWRVTYLGPNLPAEEIAAAVQQNNARAVALSIVYPGDDLRMAEEMRKLRRGVSNKVAILVGGRVAASYEEILQSIQAMLLKDMVSLGAVLESLRLR
- a CDS encoding TIGR01777 family oxidoreductase; the protein is MNILVTGSTGLIGTALIEALTALDHRVTRLTRGSLQSREPVVQWNPATGTLNANEIEGFDAVVHLAGESIAARRWSAAQKARLRDSRVKGTTLLSETLAKLAKPPKVLVCASAIGYYGNRGDEILREDSKIGSGFLAEVCQQWENAAEPARRKGIRVVYLRNGLVLSPKGGALAKMLLPFKLGVGGIIGDGRQYWSWVSLDDVVGAFCHALMNESLHDAANLVAPRAVTNREFTKTLGKVLSRPTIFPLPAFAARLALGEMADELLLSSARIEPARLLASGYQFRHPELEGALRDLLGKK
- a CDS encoding cryptochrome/photolyase family protein, with the translated sequence MHIFYQELSARQTDPQKRRWLFVPYDQLSDGIGPLARETPEELGIVLIENKWKAARRPYHKQKLALILANLRHFALEQAARGVAIKHVVTNGLYREALMPLIKELGPLRVMVPAERELRVDLQPLVDSGALQLLPHEGWLTTAEQFYASARKGPPWRMDAFYRRVRRDTGILMEKEKPVGGKFSFDTENRLAWKGDPPTPQPLAFPVDSIKSEVAALIEKDFAAHPGKLDLEHLPATQADAEALWKWARENCLHFFGPYEDAMSSRSWSLFHTRLSALLNLHRLLPKRVIDEVEKMNLPLPSKEGFIRQILGWREYVHHVHETTDGFRQLPAGSARAEMPSDAGYQRWSGKAWPTSSPRDHPDGGAMPAALGSQTPLPPAYWGKKSGLACLDHVVAGVWEEGYSHHITRLMVLANIAMLLDVSPRELTDWFWVAYTDAYDWVVEPNVLGMGTFAIGDLITTKPYICGAAYLHRMSDYCAACAFDPKKNCPITRLYWAFLARHEKILKNNQRLKLVMAAMRRRGESQRKHDEKNFQVVREKLIKGEMVTPENLPQGNLHS
- a CDS encoding SDR family oxidoreductase; protein product: MKTETPQKNSLILLTGASGYVGGRLLRALETAGYRVRCLARRPEFLKPRVDAKTEIVKGDVLDPASLQMAMAGVDAAYYLIHAMGSTGTFEEEDRRAAGNFGAAARTAGVRRIIYLGGLGCGDELSPHLASRQEVGRILRESGVPAIELRASIIIGSGSLSFEMIRALVQKLPIMITPRWTRALSQPMAIEDIMAYLIAALDVEYDGDGVFEIGGADQVSYGDLMKEYARQRGLKRLIIPVPVLTPKLSSLWLGLVTPLYARVGRKLIDSVRHDTVVTNPRALKAFAIRPRGIREAIARALVNEDQEFAATRWSDALSSPGEIKSWGGVKFGTRLVDSRAMKVLCSPEEAMKPIRRIGGQTGWYFGHWLWHLRGLIDLLCGGVGMRRGRRDPEWPAPGDTVDFWRVEAFEPARLLRLFAEMKLPGRAWLQFEIEKHGDETKIRQTAIFDPAGMFGLLYWYALYPLHQLVFSGMLRGIVNAIAKEKGRVANENQRDRQPAV
- a CDS encoding NAD-dependent epimerase/dehydratase family protein, with product MADHIRKPGILITGANGEMGHGLITRLAAEGNSNIIALDVRPLDESLERLCSAVVIGDILEQRLLERLQSEYEIHCVYHLAALLSTRAEFTPEAAHRVNVEGTINLLKLAIEQSRWHGEPVKFMFPSSIAVYGLPSLAEKQAVGKIKETAWNYPTTMYGCNKLYCEHLGRYYASHYQQLAADKVQKGGVDFRSIRFPGLISATTVPSGGTSDYAPEMLHAAAQKKSYACFVREDVRIPFMAMPDAIHALLKLHAAPREKLTQTVYNIGSFSPTAGEIRELTRRAFPYANITFRPDDKRQAIVDSWPADVDDSAARRDWGWAPEYDQTRAFEEYLIPGIKERYRV
- a CDS encoding glycine C-acetyltransferase, producing MSKLDFLNNEIKALKEQGLFINIRTIESAVGAWVQVDGQRVLNMCTNNYLGFANHPKLKEAAKRAIDEYGVGPAAVRSIAGTQTLHRRLEQKLAAFKGVEDTVSLQSGLLANQAVIPTITTADDVIFSDELNHASIIDGTRLSKAKVVRYRHNDVADLETKLKSEPAARNRLIITDGVFSMDGDVAPMKEIVAVAEEHNAMTMVDDAHGEGVLGRAGRGIADHFGLHGRVDIEVGTLSKAFGVVGGYVAGKKAIVDYLRQRARPFLFSSAVTPADVAACIAAVDILAESGELVEKLWANTKYFKEKMKALGFDLGQSVTPITPVMIGDTDKARALSQKLFENNVFAMAIGYPTVPKGKERLRVMISATHSTDDLDFAVKAFEKVGKEVGVI
- a CDS encoding transcriptional regulator; its protein translation is MVKIIRSESGYKAALAAIEKLIDLDPDVGTPEADRLELLTLLVQDYESKTIKKALPDPIEAIKFRMEQQNLTPRDLEPFIGSRSKVSEVLSRKRPLMLSMIRALHSGLGIPAKVLLQKHKLSDRRRATGAAYPS
- a CDS encoding type II toxin-antitoxin system HigB family toxin is translated as MADNRVIFNLKGNKYRLEGKISYKSQVVLVNRIGIHAEYSKWKF
- a CDS encoding APC family permease, whose protein sequence is MTAEPPSLPPSAQSTAIALPAPAIPSPVSLKRSLGWKSLLCVVYVTVCAGPFGLEEFVTAVGPGMAFILLLIIPILWGLPLLFMSAELSSALPVEGGLYRWVKTAFGDFWGFQAGWWWWISSFLDCAIYAVLVADYFTFFNPEMSKLTHWGIALAVIWFFTLMNIRGVELVGTSSILFVLFMTLPFIVMIVVGAPKVADIPLTPLVPEGKSLSSVLSTGFLMGIWFISGFEGVGTAAEEIKNSERAIARALVLIFPLVLASYGLPILVSLAVDPNWQSWESGHFAKIAENIGGPTLGGWVSIAGVISNMALFSTWLLSYSRLPFAMAHDGYLPKAITRISPKYGTPVTAIVLSGVIYSIFAWGDFQSLVIINIWVILCGIFLEFLALAKLRFSRPDLPRYFRVPGGKIGLWLTVICPVAIGLFAMFAGESKEIIAGSIAVVTGPIAFWLCKRFVKSR